From a region of the Methanolinea sp. genome:
- a CDS encoding PRC-barrel domain-containing protein, with product MARVLARSLSKKKIVTNEGKMIGTLRNLVVDFDTGQVVDLIIYPDPSFDTTGYRMEGDRLFITFEAVKDIKDYIIVDRYLSRK from the coding sequence ATGGCCAGAGTGTTAGCCCGCAGCCTTTCCAAGAAGAAGATCGTTACTAACGAGGGGAAGATGATTGGGACCCTCCGAAACCTCGTTGTCGATTTTGATACCGGTCAGGTGGTTGATCTCATCATTTATCCCGACCCGTCGTTTGACACCACCGGTTACCGGATGGAAGGCGACCGCCTGTTCATCACCTTTGAGGCGGTCAAGGATATCAAGGACTATATTATCGTCGACCGTTATCTCTCAAGAAAATAG
- a CDS encoding oligosaccharyl transferase, archaeosortase A system-associated produces the protein MKVTLDKKRILILGILICCMVAAFFLHFLPFFQMDLTSYRIPGDPDVWYTYRQIEVMTSDFPLYSWFDPMTAYPTGKHVDWGPMFPFLASVLYLITGVSDRCDLIFTSSLTTILIGLVMIPVVFCISRILSSWKAGIIAAIFITVISGQYYYASSFGVADHHIAEILFTSLFCLFLLYAIKGRGTSRFDFHDPGTYVPVIIPSILAGLSLAAGLLVVPTILIFAGILIVFSFILFILDTVRGRSSEHLMLINGIVMLCLLASLALTGIPSPKYSLSTYSMAQVHVFLILLAGTILLYLYSLVSEKKPIRFLGLVILSVIIGFAGAVAVESDVVPMASSAVGLFLGSTSEQFSIIELEPWSLADAWKDFNIGIILALAGFVIFIRAAWKRKSEIHLFALVWGAVVSLLMFQYMRFSYYGAVVVLVFSACALDAALAWNNLPSPGRKAKSVGSRNKDEKSSIAPTGGWINYLSGQGRGISIVVVCIIVFCGMSLISDYSLATDYTQKMQIPSPWVDTLGWIEQATPDPGVPYLGPYSADGWKYPPEAYGILSSWDCGHWITFLGKRIPVTNPFQDNTPVAYAFFFAEYESIASEIAENTGIRYIIIDRKMVDTKFQPTIPLYNKSLTKHYYFENYLLPDPNGTSELLPVTLISQPYYRTMLSRLYNSDGSLANPAKVLYIEYSPASARQAVPVIFVLEQMDSGKAYEQVLQFNAVPTEGREAALHSVQLSSPVEKVSALRHFRLVYEGFNRDEGAAPDFSNTVKVFEYVKGAQLKGEGIIEATVETNIGRVFTYRQESENGSFILPYSTIDGEYPVHTRGPYRIVGSGRTIDISEVDVVEGNSIGL, from the coding sequence ATGAAGGTTACGTTAGACAAGAAGAGGATACTCATTCTCGGCATTCTGATATGCTGCATGGTTGCTGCATTCTTCCTGCATTTCCTTCCGTTCTTTCAGATGGATCTAACATCATACAGGATTCCCGGCGATCCTGATGTCTGGTATACCTACCGTCAGATTGAGGTGATGACATCCGATTTTCCCCTCTATTCGTGGTTTGATCCCATGACCGCCTATCCGACCGGAAAACATGTCGATTGGGGACCAATGTTTCCATTTCTTGCATCAGTCCTGTATCTCATCACAGGGGTGTCAGACCGATGTGATCTGATCTTCACCTCTTCGCTGACTACGATCCTGATCGGTTTGGTGATGATACCCGTTGTTTTCTGCATCTCCCGGATACTATCCAGCTGGAAAGCAGGAATCATTGCAGCGATTTTTATCACGGTTATCTCTGGCCAGTATTATTATGCATCATCGTTTGGGGTTGCCGATCACCATATTGCCGAGATCCTCTTTACTTCCCTATTCTGCCTGTTTCTCTTGTATGCAATCAAAGGACGAGGGACATCCAGGTTTGATTTCCACGATCCGGGAACATATGTTCCTGTGATCATACCATCAATCCTTGCCGGTCTTTCACTGGCTGCCGGTCTCCTTGTTGTTCCGACCATATTGATATTTGCTGGTATCCTGATCGTCTTTTCATTCATCCTGTTTATTTTGGACACCGTCAGGGGAAGATCGTCTGAGCATCTTATGCTGATCAACGGCATCGTCATGCTCTGTTTACTTGCGTCCCTGGCTCTTACGGGAATTCCGTCTCCAAAATATTCTCTCTCCACCTATTCAATGGCGCAGGTGCACGTGTTCCTCATATTGCTGGCAGGAACCATTCTCCTCTACCTCTATTCCCTGGTATCCGAAAAAAAGCCCATCCGGTTTCTCGGACTTGTAATACTCTCCGTAATCATAGGGTTTGCTGGTGCTGTTGCCGTAGAAAGTGATGTCGTTCCGATGGCCTCCTCCGCGGTGGGTTTATTCCTTGGAAGCACCAGTGAACAGTTCTCAATTATCGAGCTGGAACCATGGTCTCTTGCAGACGCATGGAAAGATTTTAATATCGGTATCATTCTGGCACTGGCCGGTTTCGTCATCTTCATTCGTGCCGCCTGGAAGAGGAAATCCGAGATCCATCTTTTCGCCCTTGTCTGGGGAGCAGTGGTTAGCCTCCTCATGTTCCAATATATGCGGTTCTCATATTATGGTGCGGTGGTAGTTCTCGTTTTCTCCGCCTGCGCTCTTGATGCTGCCCTTGCTTGGAACAATCTCCCCTCGCCCGGAAGGAAAGCAAAATCGGTCGGGAGCAGAAACAAAGATGAAAAATCAAGCATAGCACCAACCGGGGGATGGATCAATTACCTCTCAGGGCAAGGAAGGGGGATATCAATCGTAGTGGTGTGCATCATCGTGTTCTGCGGAATGTCTCTTATCAGTGATTATTCTCTTGCTACGGATTACACCCAGAAAATGCAGATCCCCTCCCCGTGGGTTGATACGCTTGGATGGATCGAACAGGCCACACCGGATCCCGGAGTTCCATATCTTGGTCCCTATTCTGCCGATGGATGGAAATATCCTCCAGAGGCGTATGGAATCCTGTCATCGTGGGATTGTGGGCACTGGATAACGTTCCTGGGTAAACGGATCCCGGTCACCAACCCGTTCCAGGACAATACCCCGGTCGCATATGCATTTTTCTTTGCAGAATATGAAAGTATAGCCAGCGAGATTGCAGAAAACACAGGTATCCGCTATATTATTATTGACAGAAAGATGGTTGATACAAAATTCCAGCCCACCATCCCTCTATATAATAAATCCCTCACAAAACATTACTATTTTGAGAATTACCTGCTACCCGATCCCAATGGGACATCAGAACTACTTCCGGTTACCCTGATCAGTCAACCCTACTATCGAACCATGCTATCGCGGCTGTATAATTCAGATGGATCTTTGGCCAATCCTGCCAAGGTTCTCTATATCGAGTATTCTCCAGCTTCAGCCAGGCAGGCGGTCCCTGTCATTTTTGTCCTTGAACAGATGGATTCTGGTAAAGCATACGAACAAGTCCTTCAATTCAATGCCGTACCTACCGAAGGTAGAGAGGCTGCCCTTCACAGTGTACAGCTATCCTCTCCAGTCGAGAAGGTGAGTGCTCTCCGGCATTTCCGCCTGGTATACGAAGGCTTTAACCGGGATGAGGGAGCAGCTCCGGATTTTTCCAATACAGTAAAGGTATTTGAATATGTGAAAGGAGCACAGCTGAAGGGAGAAGGAATCATCGAAGCAACCGTGGAGACAAATATCGGGAGGGTATTTACCTACCGGCAGGAAAGTGAGAATGGTTCATTCATTCTTCCCTATTCAACGATTGATGGGGAGTATCCGGTCCATACGCGGGGACCATACCGGATTGTGGGATCGGGGAGGACTATCGATATCAGTGAGGTGGATGTTGTTGAAGGAAACAGTATTGGCTTATAA
- a CDS encoding DUF1894 domain-containing protein: protein MGCLESLKYEVILQGASFKECREYVRTRCKEHYDVDPGFRIFGKAVIGVPPISIGLDGDTITFPYTKPCYGTFLVQVRDPGEADLIRRTAPAKKK, encoded by the coding sequence ATGGGTTGTCTCGAATCTCTGAAATACGAAGTCATCCTGCAGGGCGCCAGCTTCAAGGAGTGCAGGGAATATGTCAGGACCCGCTGCAAGGAACACTATGATGTTGATCCCGGCTTCCGCATCTTTGGAAAAGCGGTAATCGGTGTTCCTCCCATCTCGATCGGCCTTGACGGGGACACAATCACATTCCCCTATACCAAGCCATGTTACGGGACCTTTCTTGTGCAGGTACGAGATCCCGGTGAGGCAGACCTGATCAGGCGCACCGCTCCTGCTAAGAAAAAATAA
- a CDS encoding DUF1890 domain-containing protein produces MSIENVAGGKQAVLVLGCPQVPVQTSISLYLAASLRKKGIVPIIAGNRAARLNAEVSDPDRRYTGAYIDLDRFIEDLADGKSRFDYYFIFIHNDAGISYAATVQSLTGAMVVGLIYGEHFQEMADAIEFPCEKIAAHAVHNPMPLKKKIDEVLPWVVSNL; encoded by the coding sequence ATGAGCATAGAGAACGTGGCGGGAGGAAAGCAGGCCGTCCTTGTCCTCGGTTGTCCGCAGGTACCGGTGCAGACAAGTATCTCCCTCTACCTTGCAGCCAGCCTCCGGAAAAAAGGGATTGTCCCAATTATTGCCGGGAACCGAGCCGCACGGCTTAATGCAGAGGTATCCGACCCTGACCGCCGCTATACCGGGGCTTATATCGACCTGGACCGGTTCATTGAAGACCTTGCTGACGGTAAGAGCCGGTTTGACTACTATTTTATCTTTATTCATAACGATGCGGGGATCAGCTATGCGGCAACAGTACAATCCTTGACCGGCGCCATGGTTGTCGGGCTAATCTACGGAGAACATTTCCAGGAAATGGCGGATGCCATCGAATTCCCCTGCGAAAAGATCGCGGCACATGCGGTGCATAACCCAATGCCGCTGAAGAAAAAGATAGACGAGGTGCTCCCATGGGTTGTCTCGAATCTCTGA
- the lysA gene encoding diaminopimelate decarboxylase, with protein sequence MNLPPHLAIRDDHLWIGEHDTVELAREWGTPLFVTDQDRIEACYSAYRDAVSAEYSRMRILYAAKANGNLAVLRTLAALGAGADVFSSGELLLALAAGMQPGTLLFNGSSKSRSDLALAVERGVPVSVDSLDELRQLETVAAAAGKTARIAFRVNPAIDVPTHPKIATGLATSKFGIAHHLIPSAYMEALACAHIDPVGIHCHIGSQILDVEPFARACEVMMVIVGEITALGVRLEFVNLGGGLGIPYHRGEGERSPSPADYASAVVPLFRQGIREAGISPELWIEPGRSLVADSTILLTGVNSVKPAHRNFVNVDAGFNLLVRPVMYDSWHEVIAANRAGQERTTICTIAGPICETGDILAHDRLLPKLAAGDLVAVLDAGAYGFAMSSQYNSRPRCPELILKGRSAALMRRGEDIGDLTRTMETPPWQERGC encoded by the coding sequence ATGAACCTTCCACCGCACCTAGCCATCCGGGACGATCATCTCTGGATCGGGGAGCACGATACCGTGGAACTTGCCCGGGAATGGGGCACCCCGCTATTCGTTACCGACCAGGACCGGATTGAAGCCTGCTACTCGGCGTACCGCGATGCGGTTTCTGCAGAATATTCCCGGATGAGGATCCTCTATGCAGCCAAGGCAAACGGCAACCTCGCGGTACTCCGGACCCTGGCGGCACTCGGGGCCGGGGCCGATGTCTTCTCGTCCGGAGAACTCCTCCTGGCACTCGCTGCTGGAATGCAGCCGGGAACCCTCCTCTTCAACGGGAGCTCAAAGAGCCGGTCCGACCTCGCCCTGGCTGTTGAGAGAGGAGTCCCTGTCTCGGTGGACTCTCTCGACGAGCTCAGGCAACTCGAAACCGTTGCCGCAGCAGCAGGGAAAACAGCCCGTATCGCGTTCAGGGTCAATCCTGCAATCGATGTTCCCACCCACCCAAAGATAGCTACCGGCCTTGCCACAAGCAAGTTCGGGATAGCCCATCACCTCATCCCCTCCGCGTACATGGAAGCCCTTGCCTGCGCCCATATCGACCCGGTCGGGATCCACTGCCATATCGGATCCCAGATCCTCGATGTGGAACCGTTTGCACGTGCCTGCGAGGTGATGATGGTGATCGTCGGGGAGATCACCGCGTTGGGGGTCCGGCTGGAATTCGTCAACCTTGGCGGGGGGCTCGGCATCCCCTACCACCGCGGGGAGGGGGAGCGATCTCCCAGCCCTGCAGATTATGCCAGTGCTGTTGTACCGCTGTTCAGGCAGGGCATCCGCGAGGCAGGAATAAGCCCGGAGCTCTGGATCGAGCCTGGCAGGTCGCTTGTAGCCGACTCAACCATCCTCCTTACCGGAGTCAACTCGGTCAAACCGGCACACCGGAATTTTGTTAACGTTGATGCAGGGTTCAACCTGCTCGTGAGGCCGGTTATGTACGATTCCTGGCACGAAGTGATTGCGGCAAACAGGGCCGGACAGGAAAGGACGACCATCTGCACCATTGCCGGGCCTATCTGCGAGACCGGTGATATCCTTGCTCATGATCGGCTGCTCCCAAAACTCGCCGCAGGAGATCTTGTCGCTGTGCTCGATGCCGGCGCCTACGGGTTTGCCATGTCCTCCCAGTATAACAGCAGGCCACGATGCCCGGAGCTCATCCTGAAAGGCCGCTCGGCCGCCCTCATGCGGAGGGGAGAGGATATCGGCGACCTGACCCGGACCATGGAGACCCCCCCCTGGCAGGAGCGGGGTTGCTAG
- a CDS encoding LL-diaminopimelate aminotransferase, protein MYAKRMGELPPYLFARIDELKAAQIARGVDVIDFGVGDPDLPTPPHIVDALCQAAQDPRNHHYPSYAGLERYRVAVSGWYAARFGVKLDPKKEVLALMGSKDGIAHIPEAFINPGDYVLAPSPGYPVYRTSTLFAEGKIHEMRLLPERNFLPDFSAVPGDIVRKARLVFLNYPNNPTSAITLPGFFEEAVDFALDKDLIIIHDNAYSEIAYDGYQAPSFLSTRGAMEVSVEMHSLSKTYNMTGWRIGMACGNAEIVAGLSRVKTNVDSGVFDAVQHAAIAALSGPQDCVREACRIYEERRDALVSGLRSLGYIVSPPKATFYVWMPVDDCMQFAARLLNEAGIVVTPGIGFGNGGDGYVRFALTRSTERIREAIERLERLSP, encoded by the coding sequence ATGTACGCGAAACGGATGGGGGAGCTCCCCCCCTACCTCTTTGCGCGAATCGATGAACTCAAAGCCGCACAGATAGCCCGGGGCGTTGACGTGATCGACTTCGGTGTCGGGGACCCTGATCTCCCCACCCCCCCACACATCGTTGATGCCCTGTGCCAGGCGGCACAGGATCCCCGTAATCACCACTATCCATCGTATGCCGGGTTGGAGCGATACCGGGTCGCCGTCTCCGGCTGGTATGCCGCACGGTTCGGCGTGAAGCTTGACCCGAAGAAAGAAGTCCTGGCCCTGATGGGCTCAAAGGACGGCATCGCCCACATTCCCGAGGCATTCATCAATCCCGGAGACTATGTCCTTGCCCCAAGCCCAGGATACCCGGTGTACCGGACCTCGACCCTGTTTGCTGAAGGAAAGATCCATGAGATGCGCCTTTTACCGGAACGGAATTTCCTCCCTGACTTCTCTGCGGTCCCGGGGGATATTGTAAGGAAGGCCCGGCTGGTATTCCTCAACTACCCGAACAACCCCACTTCGGCAATCACCCTCCCGGGCTTTTTTGAGGAGGCGGTCGATTTTGCCCTGGACAAAGACCTGATCATCATCCACGACAACGCATATTCCGAGATCGCCTACGATGGCTACCAGGCACCGTCATTCCTTTCGACCCGTGGAGCCATGGAAGTGTCTGTGGAGATGCACTCCCTTTCCAAGACTTACAACATGACCGGGTGGCGGATCGGGATGGCCTGCGGGAATGCCGAGATTGTCGCCGGTCTCTCCAGGGTCAAGACCAATGTGGATTCCGGTGTGTTTGATGCCGTCCAGCACGCTGCTATTGCAGCGCTCTCCGGCCCGCAGGACTGTGTCCGGGAGGCCTGTCGGATCTATGAAGAACGGCGGGATGCCCTGGTTTCCGGGCTCCGGTCGCTCGGGTATATTGTCAGTCCGCCGAAAGCGACCTTCTATGTCTGGATGCCTGTTGATGATTGCATGCAGTTTGCCGCCAGGCTGCTGAACGAGGCCGGGATCGTGGTCACCCCTGGTATCGGATTCGGGAACGGCGGTGACGGTTATGTGCGGTTCGCCCTTACACGGTCAACTGAGCGGATCCGGGAAGCGATTGAACGGCTGGAGAGGCTTTCCCCATGA
- a CDS encoding phosphoglycolate phosphatase has product MLKGIVTDIDGTITDRHRRIHTGAISALRELCDYGVEVVLASGNTPCFMDAISRMIGTQGSFIAENGGVYRAGYTGDLCILGDQSVVREALETVITFYQKKDINLDMYSPTYRFADCAFARTVHPGEVREIVQGFPVEVIDTGFAIHIQARGISKGRAFLSLTRDLGLSPADFLAVGDAENDIELIKNAGIGVAVGNAPEVLAAAATWVSENKYGEGFIEALTRYKPYFLER; this is encoded by the coding sequence GTGCTGAAGGGGATCGTAACCGATATCGATGGAACAATAACCGACCGGCACCGGAGGATCCATACCGGTGCCATCTCTGCTTTGCGGGAGTTGTGTGATTACGGTGTAGAAGTGGTGCTTGCCAGCGGCAATACACCCTGCTTTATGGATGCAATTTCGAGAATGATCGGGACCCAGGGAAGCTTCATCGCAGAGAACGGTGGGGTCTACCGTGCTGGATACACCGGAGACCTTTGCATTCTCGGTGACCAATCCGTGGTCAGAGAGGCGCTTGAAACCGTTATCACGTTCTACCAGAAAAAAGACATCAACCTCGATATGTACAGCCCTACCTACCGGTTTGCCGACTGTGCTTTCGCCCGGACAGTCCATCCCGGTGAGGTACGGGAGATCGTGCAGGGTTTCCCGGTGGAAGTCATTGATACCGGTTTTGCAATCCATATCCAGGCCCGTGGTATCAGTAAAGGCCGTGCGTTTCTTTCGCTTACGCGTGATCTCGGGCTCAGCCCTGCTGATTTTCTGGCGGTTGGTGACGCCGAAAACGATATCGAACTTATCAAAAATGCAGGGATTGGAGTGGCTGTCGGGAATGCCCCGGAGGTGTTAGCCGCAGCCGCCACATGGGTCTCGGAGAATAAATATGGCGAAGGATTTATCGAGGCCCTCACCCGGTATAAACCCTATTTTCTTGAGAGATAA
- the fdhD gene encoding formate dehydrogenase accessory sulfurtransferase FdhD, translating to MRTVRHTGFQVRGEQVAGIDDTIVREEHFIFVLNGTRLLDMVASGEHLRELGAGFVLCQGLSRSVDAVTVEGNEIRVSAPLEVSCEREIETTGTVGFICRPPEPVLSPCCITIPEVFSITREIVTDLWRRTGGVHCSVLARGGEILFRASDVGRHNTVDKVIGYGVLNGIDLSECVIGCTGRQPRDMVIKYANAGVPIVISRAASTDRGIATADELGITLICFSREERFTVYTHPWRVRGVATDSP from the coding sequence ATGAGAACAGTGCGGCATACCGGTTTCCAGGTCAGGGGCGAACAGGTTGCCGGGATTGACGATACCATCGTGCGGGAAGAACACTTCATCTTCGTGTTGAACGGGACCCGGCTTCTGGACATGGTGGCAAGCGGTGAACACCTGCGCGAGCTTGGGGCAGGGTTCGTCCTCTGCCAGGGGCTCTCGCGATCGGTCGATGCCGTAACGGTCGAGGGAAATGAGATCCGGGTATCCGCTCCGCTTGAGGTGTCCTGTGAGCGGGAGATCGAGACAACCGGGACCGTGGGATTCATCTGCCGGCCTCCAGAACCGGTCCTGTCCCCCTGTTGTATTACCATCCCCGAGGTCTTTTCCATCACCCGGGAGATCGTGACCGACCTCTGGCGAAGGACAGGAGGTGTCCACTGCTCGGTCCTGGCCCGCGGCGGCGAGATCCTTTTCCGGGCGAGTGATGTCGGCAGGCATAACACCGTCGACAAAGTAATCGGCTACGGCGTGCTGAACGGGATCGATCTCTCTGAATGCGTTATCGGCTGCACCGGGAGGCAGCCCCGGGACATGGTGATCAAGTATGCCAATGCCGGGGTCCCGATCGTTATCTCCCGGGCGGCGTCAACCGACCGAGGTATTGCGACCGCCGATGAGCTCGGGATCACCCTGATCTGTTTCTCCCGGGAGGAACGGTTTACGGTCTACACCCATCCCTGGAGGGTCCGTGGAGTCGCCACCGATAGCCCGTAA
- a CDS encoding nucleic acid-binding protein, giving the protein MQFHYALVDDLVSREEFERRVEEKMQECGDLLDEVTAAMVVVYDLGREHVKVRDLSTGSTLSSFFGKVITISPPREFTRKDGDKGWVAHIIVGDETGQARAVLWDEKAAAVAEIEIGDVLEIIGKQGGRPGDIVVLALRKSPIEISCGTAVQPQYRPAERTDVEGIVLLLGEPRTIVRRDGSTGGIIEGCFYDGTSTARIVSWDPALLAGVQEGVCIRIGGVLLKQRTTGTEYVIDERSTISPASCTYSFRFSIPGDVREGGVFSIEGVVASVQPPRAFTTRDGRPGHVRNLVITVSATDLRVVFWGDRALIPIVAGDRITIYQGSGRTGRDGGLELHVGAGGFVRVQPPSAGQEFEMDGTIIVTREGTFIDDGSERFLLSGEHPHGHEVRVRGFRSGDRITAVVVEEREPDPAAVRDRICTVAGMSADNTFTLHGRQDI; this is encoded by the coding sequence GTGCAGTTCCACTACGCGCTCGTGGATGACCTGGTAAGCAGGGAAGAGTTCGAGAGGCGTGTCGAAGAAAAGATGCAGGAATGCGGCGACCTCCTTGACGAGGTCACAGCTGCAATGGTCGTGGTATACGATCTCGGCAGAGAGCATGTCAAGGTCCGGGACCTATCGACCGGATCCACCCTCTCGTCATTTTTTGGCAAGGTTATCACCATCTCCCCTCCACGGGAATTTACCCGTAAAGATGGTGATAAGGGGTGGGTAGCTCACATTATCGTCGGCGATGAGACCGGTCAGGCACGGGCGGTCCTCTGGGATGAGAAGGCTGCCGCGGTCGCAGAGATAGAGATCGGTGACGTGCTTGAAATCATCGGAAAACAAGGAGGGCGTCCAGGGGATATCGTGGTGCTTGCCCTCCGGAAATCACCCATCGAGATATCGTGCGGGACTGCAGTCCAGCCCCAGTATCGCCCTGCGGAGCGGACCGATGTTGAGGGGATTGTTCTTCTCCTTGGCGAGCCTCGTACCATCGTCCGCAGGGACGGGTCAACCGGAGGGATAATCGAGGGCTGCTTTTATGACGGTACCAGCACGGCCAGGATCGTGTCCTGGGACCCTGCCCTCCTGGCCGGCGTGCAGGAAGGGGTATGCATCAGAATTGGGGGAGTGTTGCTGAAGCAGCGGACAACGGGAACTGAGTATGTCATCGATGAACGAAGTACGATCTCCCCCGCGTCCTGTACGTATTCCTTCAGGTTCAGTATCCCGGGTGATGTCCGGGAGGGGGGGGTGTTCTCAATCGAGGGGGTTGTTGCATCCGTCCAGCCGCCCCGGGCATTCACCACCCGGGATGGCCGGCCGGGCCATGTCCGGAACCTCGTGATCACCGTATCGGCCACCGATCTCAGGGTGGTCTTCTGGGGTGACCGGGCCCTCATCCCTATCGTTGCTGGTGACCGCATCACCATCTACCAGGGATCCGGCAGGACCGGCCGGGATGGCGGACTCGAACTGCATGTCGGGGCAGGCGGATTTGTCAGGGTGCAGCCCCCTTCCGCAGGCCAGGAGTTCGAGATGGATGGAACCATCATTGTTACCCGGGAAGGCACATTCATCGATGATGGAAGTGAGAGGTTCCTTCTTTCCGGAGAGCACCCCCATGGGCATGAGGTCCGGGTCCGCGGGTTCCGCTCGGGTGATCGGATCACTGCGGTCGTTGTCGAAGAACGGGAGCCGGATCCTGCAGCGGTCCGGGATCGGATATGCACGGTTGCCGGTATGTCCGCAGACAATACTTTCACGCTGCATGGCCGCCAAGATATATGA
- a CDS encoding divalent-cation tolerance protein CutA, with translation MGSMQQEPVVILVTAGREEAAAIARTLVSEGCAACVNIIDVTSFYRWKGELCEDPEQLLIIKTTRDQSDATISRVRELHSYDLPEMILLPVVGGYLPYLQWFCDEVRR, from the coding sequence ATGGGGAGTATGCAGCAGGAACCGGTCGTTATCCTTGTCACCGCCGGGAGAGAGGAAGCTGCAGCCATCGCACGGACCCTTGTCTCGGAAGGCTGCGCAGCCTGCGTGAACATCATTGATGTCACTTCATTCTACAGGTGGAAAGGGGAGCTGTGCGAGGATCCTGAGCAGCTTCTCATCATCAAGACCACCCGGGACCAGAGTGATGCGACGATAAGCCGGGTACGCGAGCTTCATTCCTACGATCTTCCGGAGATGATCCTGCTGCCGGTGGTTGGGGGTTACCTTCCCTATCTCCAATGGTTCTGCGATGAGGTTCGGCGATGA